The DNA region TAGGCCGTTACCCTACCAACTAGCTAATGGAACGCAGGCCCATCCTACAGCGATAGTTCTTTCCTTAGCCTAGGATGCCCTAGGCTAAGTGTATCCGGTATTAACATCAGTTTCCCGATGGTATCCCGGTCTGTAGGGTAGGTTGCCCACGCGTTACTCACCCGTCCGCCACTAGGTATAGGCTAAAGCAAGCTTTAAACTATACCCCGTTCGACTTGCATGTGTGAGGCATGCCGCCAGCGTTCGTCCTGAGCCAGGATCAAACTCTCCATAAAATTTGAAATCTATTCCTGGCTTAAACTCAAAGTTTTTTCGATGCTGTTTAGTTTTCAAAGAACTTAATTTTTGTTTTACAGTCATCATCGACTGCGAAATTTATATTATCATATTCTTGATTTGTTGTCAATACTTTTTTTATTTTTATTTTGTCATTTTATTTCTTTTCGTAGAAAAAAGCTTTAACGACAACAAAAAATATCATAGCAATTTTTTTGATATAAGTCAAATATAATTTATTCCAATTAAATAGGGTAAAAGGGTCAAGTTTTTTGAAAGACAAGAAAAAGGAGGATATCCCTCCTTTTAAATAAATTTCTAATCTCTTCTCTTTAATGTGGGGAATAATAATACATCCCTAATTGAACTACTATTAGTAAGGAGCATTACTAGTCTATCTATACCTATCCCTAGTCCCCCTGTAGGAGGCATTCCATATTCCAGGGCTGTGATAAAGTCTTCATCCATCATATGGGCTTCGTCATTCCCTGCCTCCCTTTCTTTTACTTGATTTTCAAACCTTTCCCTTTGATCAATGGGATCATTTAACTCGGAAAAAGCATTACATAATTCCCTTGCGTATACAAAACCTTCAAATCTATAAGTTAATCTAGGTTCTTCTTTTTGAGCTTTAGCTAAAGGAGAGATATCTTTAGGATGACCAATGACGAAAATTGGTTGAATCAACTTACTTTCAACATATTCTTCAAAAAACCAATTGACAATTTTACCCCATGTCCAATTACCGTCTTTTATATCTAAACCTTTTTGTTCTGCTATTTTAAGTGCCTCTTCATCATTTAAAGATAAAAAGTCTATCCCTGTATATTCTTTCACCAAGTCAGTCATAGTAGCCCTTCGCCATGGTGGAGAAAGATCTATTTTCTCCCCTTGATACTCTATTAAAGTAGTACCGAGAACTTCCTTTGCAACATGTGCCACCATGTTTTCAGTAATTTCCATCATATCTTTATAATCTGCATATGCTTGATAAAGTTCTAGCATGGTAAATTCCGGATTATGTTTAGTAGATATCCCTTCATTTCTAAAGTTTCTATTTATTTCAAAGACCTTTTCAAACCCACCAACTATTAAACGCTTTAAATATAATTCAGGTGCTATCCTTAAGTATAAATCCATATCCAAAGTATTATGATGGGTAATAAAAGGTCTAGCAGAAGCTCCTCCTACCACAGGATGCATCATAGGTGTTTCTACTTCATAAAAACCTAAATTTTCAAGATAGTTTCTTATTGAACGCAAAATTTTACTTCTCTTAATAAAAGTATCCATAACATCTTCATTGATGATTAAATCAACATATCTCTGACGATATCTAAGTTCAACATCTTTCAACCCATGCCATTTTTCTGGTAATGGTTGTAAAGATTTAGCAAGGATAGTTAGGTTATTTGCTTTAACTGAAATTTCTCCCTTTTGGGTTTTAAAAACAATACCTTGTACCCCAATAATATCTCCAACATCTAGACTTTCAAACAATTGATAGTTATTCTCTCCAAGGACATCTTTTCTTCCGTATACTTGGATTTGACCATTAAAATCTTTAATGTTTAAAAATCCTGCTTTGCCATGACCCCTTTTAGCCATAACTCGACCAGCTATTTTAACTTCTTGACCTTCTAAATTTTCAAAACCTTCTAAGATCTCGCTGGTCTTATGAGTAGGTTCATATTTATCACCATAGGGTTCAATTCCTTGTTCATATAGTTTTTCTAATTTTTCCCTTCTAATTTTTTGTAACTCATTTAATTCCATATGTTCCATCCAAACTCAACTCCTAATTTATTAATATCATAATCTATGAGTGCAATAACCAAGTAATAAGTTATTTAAACTACCGAAAATATATACAAAAAATTATTTCATTATTTAATAGAAATAATTTTGTACTTTATAGTCCCTTCAGGTACCGCAACTTCAACAATACTTCCCACTGGCTTACCGATAATAGCTTTACCAACAGGAGATTCATTAGAAATCTTATTATCGTTTGGATTAGATTCTGCAGACCCGACAATAGTATATTCTAAATCTTCGTCATACTCTAAATCTTTTAAAACTACAGTACAACCTACATTTACTACTTCTCTATTTACATCACCTTCATCGATAATCTTTGCATTTCTTAACATTTTTTCTAAAGTCAAAATTCTTCCTTCAACGAATGCTTGTTCATTTTTGGCATCATCATATTCTGAGTTTTCACTAATATCTCCATAACTAATAGCAACTTTAATCCTTTCAGCTACTTCTCTACGTTTAGTTGATTTAAGATACTCTAATTCTTCTTCAAGTTTTTTTAAACCTGATGGTGTTAAAATAATTTCCTTATTACTCATGTGTCAGTCTCTCCTTTTTAAATAATATCTATTACATGATGATATGTAATTTTACAATAAATTATTCACAATAACCTGACCTAAAATACGAATAACAAGCACCAAAAGTAAATCCTTTTAGTGCTTGCAAATATTATAAGTGACTTATAACCTTTTGTCAAACTCTTGCAACTTTTTTTGGTTATTTAATAAATTAATTTTTGCATTTTCTTTTATTTGTTCTATTTGTTCATCGGTTACAGCCCTTTCAAAACTTCTAAACCCAGCCAGTTTAAAGCCATGTTTTTTTGCTAACCCCGTAATTTCCTCAAGTTGCTCATATGTTAAATCTCTTCCTAAAGTAAAGCTCTCAAATTTTTCTTCAAGGGCTAAAATCATGGTTTCAGCCATACAGGCATAGGCAGTTTTAGGTGGAAATCCAAAATTAAAATTAAAATTTACATCACCAGGAACTTCAATTAGTCCACCTTCAATAACTAAAACATCTTTTCTTTTTTCCTGAACTTGTTTTGAAACATCCCTTGGCCTTGCCACATCACAAATAACTGCACCAGGTTTTAAAAATTCTGGTTGGATAATTTGATCAACGGCAGCTGAGACGGAAACAATGACATCAGATTTTTTTATGCATTTATGTAAATCACAGTATATTTTTACATTATTTTTTGTTTCATCATAAATTCTACCTGCTAGTAATTCCAATTTCTCTTCATTTCTACCAACTAAATTAAGATTTTTAACTTTACTAGCTAACACCCTAGAAATTAAAGAACCAATGGATCCTGTTGCTCCAACTACTGTAACTTCACAATTTTTAAAATCATGTCCCATAATATTTGCTGCCTTTTCTGTCCCTTCTAAAGCTGAGGCCACAGTATAGCTATTCCCCGTTGTTACAGGAATATTCAAGTTTTTTGCTATTGTTATCCCAGCATCTCCAACAACTGAAGTCATTGCCCCTAACCCTACTATTTTAGCACCTAATTTTTCTGCTAATTTCCCAGCTTTAATAATTTTTTTGTAAACAAAGGTTTGGGGCAATTTTACAATTTGTTCACTGGTTAAAGTACAGCCGACAAAATAACCTTCCGTCTTATTATAATTTGATTCTACACCTACAATATTAGATACTTTAATAGCTGGTAAAACTTTTAC from Anaerobranca californiensis DSM 14826 includes:
- the greA gene encoding transcription elongation factor GreA, with product MSNKEIILTPSGLKKLEEELEYLKSTKRREVAERIKVAISYGDISENSEYDDAKNEQAFVEGRILTLEKMLRNAKIIDEGDVNREVVNVGCTVVLKDLEYDEDLEYTIVGSAESNPNDNKISNESPVGKAIIGKPVGSIVEVAVPEGTIKYKIISIK
- the lysS gene encoding lysine--tRNA ligase, which produces MEHMELNELQKIRREKLEKLYEQGIEPYGDKYEPTHKTSEILEGFENLEGQEVKIAGRVMAKRGHGKAGFLNIKDFNGQIQVYGRKDVLGENNYQLFESLDVGDIIGVQGIVFKTQKGEISVKANNLTILAKSLQPLPEKWHGLKDVELRYRQRYVDLIINEDVMDTFIKRSKILRSIRNYLENLGFYEVETPMMHPVVGGASARPFITHHNTLDMDLYLRIAPELYLKRLIVGGFEKVFEINRNFRNEGISTKHNPEFTMLELYQAYADYKDMMEITENMVAHVAKEVLGTTLIEYQGEKIDLSPPWRRATMTDLVKEYTGIDFLSLNDEEALKIAEQKGLDIKDGNWTWGKIVNWFFEEYVESKLIQPIFVIGHPKDISPLAKAQKEEPRLTYRFEGFVYARELCNAFSELNDPIDQRERFENQVKEREAGNDEAHMMDEDFITALEYGMPPTGGLGIGIDRLVMLLTNSSSIRDVLLFPTLKRRD
- a CDS encoding polysaccharide biosynthesis protein, producing the protein MDNKFAFIVHPIDLSDMYRKFPFLNKMPTIFTENLVKVLPAIKVSNIVGVESNYNKTEGYFVGCTLTSEQIVKLPQTFVYKKIIKAGKLAEKLGAKIVGLGAMTSVVGDAGITIAKNLNIPVTTGNSYTVASALEGTEKAANIMGHDFKNCEVTVVGATGSIGSLISRVLASKVKNLNLVGRNEEKLELLAGRIYDETKNNVKIYCDLHKCIKKSDVIVSVSAAVDQIIQPEFLKPGAVICDVARPRDVSKQVQEKRKDVLVIEGGLIEVPGDVNFNFNFGFPPKTAYACMAETMILALEEKFESFTLGRDLTYEQLEEITGLAKKHGFKLAGFRSFERAVTDEQIEQIKENAKINLLNNQKKLQEFDKRL